Proteins encoded within one genomic window of Deinococcus budaensis:
- a CDS encoding carbohydrate ABC transporter permease has translation MTTANVTELPAPGRRPPRRPSPALPRLGAYLLIALGAFLTVAPFYFMFVFATHTRSDIFQLPPPLWFGSNLGENYASLLERLPFWRSLWNSLYLAVLTTVTTLFFCTLAGYAFAMYSFKGREVLFGLVLATLLIPSTLNIVPFALIMQALGWIDQPRALWVPGMASAFGIFLMRQYIGSSIPRELVEAARIDGATEFGIFRRVIVPLTGPAMATLGLVTFVQSWNGFLGPLIIFRSAETYTAPLALRTLQSVANTDWGALMCGVALTVVPLLILFALASRQLIEGLTAGSTKG, from the coding sequence ATGACGACCGCGAACGTGACCGAGCTGCCCGCCCCCGGGCGCCGCCCGCCCCGGCGGCCCTCCCCGGCCCTGCCCCGGCTGGGCGCTTACCTCCTGATCGCCTTGGGGGCATTCCTGACGGTCGCGCCCTTCTACTTCATGTTCGTGTTCGCGACCCACACCCGCTCGGACATCTTTCAGTTGCCGCCGCCGCTGTGGTTCGGCAGCAACCTGGGCGAGAACTACGCCAGCCTGCTGGAGCGCCTCCCGTTCTGGCGCAGCCTGTGGAACAGCCTGTACCTGGCGGTGCTGACCACCGTGACCACCCTGTTTTTCTGCACGCTGGCCGGGTACGCCTTTGCGATGTACAGCTTCAAGGGCCGCGAGGTGCTGTTCGGGCTGGTGCTGGCGACCCTCTTGATCCCCTCGACGCTGAACATCGTGCCCTTCGCGCTGATCATGCAGGCGCTGGGCTGGATCGACCAGCCGCGCGCCCTGTGGGTGCCGGGGATGGCGAGCGCCTTCGGCATCTTCCTGATGCGGCAGTACATCGGCTCCTCCATCCCGCGCGAGCTGGTGGAGGCCGCCCGCATCGACGGCGCGACCGAGTTCGGCATCTTCCGCCGGGTGATCGTGCCGCTGACGGGTCCCGCGATGGCGACCCTGGGCCTGGTCACGTTCGTGCAGTCGTGGAACGGCTTCCTGGGACCGCTGATCATCTTCCGTTCGGCCGAGACGTACACCGCGCCCCTGGCCCTGCGGACCCTGCAAAGCGTCGCCAACACCGACTGGGGCGCGCTGATGTGCGGCGTGGCGCTGACGGTCGTGCCGCTGCTGATCCTCTTCGCCCTGGCCTCGCGCCAACTCATCGAGGGGTTGACCGCCGGTTCGACCAAGGGCTGA
- a CDS encoding carbohydrate ABC transporter permease: MLTSPRVSPARRRGGWTEFQRRYAPYIFISPFFLLFLVFGLFPILFNAYLSFQAWQPGTGLGEMEFVGLRNYTDNLTDPTFWQSLKNTAVLALLSGLPQHLLAIPLAFAAAGVLRRMQHLVTAVYFLPYITSIVAISVIFFTLFSWQYGVINAALNALSGLPLIGGLFPAEKINWLGQKEYVQPAIALVVIWRYVGWNMLLYLSGIQSIPRELYEAASVDGATGWQQFRFITLPLLRPIMFVAVTLSLIGGLQLFEEPFILTNGTGGAGQAGLTTIMYMYRTYANYSDAGVAAAMSWLLFLVIGGLTLVNNRLFGRSGLAGRD; encoded by the coding sequence ATGCTGACGAGTCCGCGCGTGTCCCCGGCCCGCAGGCGTGGTGGCTGGACCGAGTTCCAGCGCCGCTACGCACCCTACATCTTCATCAGCCCCTTTTTTCTGCTGTTTCTGGTGTTCGGGCTGTTTCCGATCCTGTTCAACGCCTACCTCTCTTTTCAGGCGTGGCAGCCGGGCACCGGCCTGGGCGAGATGGAATTCGTGGGGCTGCGCAACTACACCGACAACCTCACCGACCCCACCTTCTGGCAGTCGCTGAAAAACACCGCCGTGCTGGCGCTCCTCTCCGGCCTCCCGCAGCATCTCTTGGCGATTCCGCTGGCGTTCGCGGCGGCGGGCGTGCTGCGGCGGATGCAGCACCTCGTGACCGCCGTGTACTTTCTGCCCTACATCACGTCCATCGTGGCGATCTCGGTGATCTTTTTCACGCTGTTCTCGTGGCAGTACGGGGTCATCAACGCGGCGCTGAACGCCCTGAGCGGCCTGCCCTTGATCGGCGGCCTCTTTCCGGCCGAGAAGATCAACTGGCTGGGCCAGAAGGAGTACGTGCAACCGGCGATCGCCCTGGTGGTGATCTGGCGGTACGTGGGCTGGAACATGCTGCTGTATCTGTCGGGCATCCAGTCGATCCCGCGCGAACTGTACGAGGCCGCCAGCGTGGACGGCGCGACCGGCTGGCAGCAGTTCCGCTTTATCACCCTGCCGCTGCTGCGCCCGATCATGTTCGTCGCGGTGACGCTGAGCCTGATCGGCGGCCTGCAACTGTTCGAGGAGCCGTTCATCCTGACCAACGGCACCGGCGGCGCGGGTCAGGCGGGCCTGACGACCATCATGTACATGTACCGCACCTACGCGAACTACTCGGACGCCGGGGTGGCGGCGGCGATGTCCTGGCTGCTCTTTCTGGTGATCGGCGGGCTGACGCTGGTGAACAACCGCCTCTTCGGGCGCAGCGGCCTGGCGGGGAGGGACTGA
- a CDS encoding ABC transporter substrate-binding protein, which translates to MRPILALTLALSASTLGMAAAQGKTITVSAFPDLDSVIKAALPGFKKLYPNVTVRVNSLAYADHHTAMTTALSTGRGAGDVIAVDFGYIGRFAEGNGLVDLRAAPYNAGQYRSQFVAYTYPQATAPDGRMVAMPTDIGPGSMFYRSDMLSKAGVKPAELNRSWESYIAAGRKVVAANPGSFLIPDAGQAAQIILRTGLKSGEGLFFDKAGKVLVSPANPRFVRAFTIAKQIRDAGLDARAGGAFSPEWTTAFQKGNLATEFSGAWLVGHMQNWLAKDFSGKWGAQNLPGGTYASWGGSFYAIPQQSQNKAEAWALIQYLTTNRAQQVLAFKTTGAFPALKAASSDAVFTQGVPYLGGQKARVLWRDAAARIQPIDVNRLDPVAEQIVNDALNTVLDGSKDIRTALAEAQTLITRRAR; encoded by the coding sequence ATGCGTCCGATCCTTGCCTTGACCCTCGCCCTGAGCGCCTCGACCCTGGGAATGGCCGCCGCCCAGGGCAAGACCATCACCGTCTCGGCGTTCCCTGATCTTGACAGCGTTATCAAAGCAGCGCTGCCGGGGTTCAAGAAGCTGTACCCGAACGTCACCGTGAGGGTGAACTCGCTGGCCTACGCGGACCACCACACGGCGATGACCACGGCGCTGTCCACCGGCCGGGGGGCGGGCGACGTGATCGCCGTGGACTTCGGGTACATCGGGCGCTTCGCCGAGGGCAACGGGCTGGTGGACCTCCGGGCGGCGCCCTACAACGCCGGGCAGTACCGCTCGCAGTTCGTGGCGTACACCTATCCCCAGGCCACCGCCCCCGACGGCCGCATGGTCGCCATGCCCACCGACATCGGGCCGGGGTCGATGTTCTACCGCAGCGACATGCTGAGCAAGGCCGGCGTGAAGCCCGCCGAGCTGAACCGCAGCTGGGAAAGCTACATCGCGGCAGGCAGGAAGGTCGTGGCCGCCAACCCCGGCAGCTTCCTGATTCCGGACGCGGGGCAGGCCGCGCAGATCATCCTGCGCACCGGCCTGAAATCGGGCGAGGGCCTCTTTTTCGACAAGGCGGGCAAGGTGCTGGTCAGCCCGGCCAATCCCCGGTTCGTCCGCGCCTTTACCATCGCCAAGCAGATCCGCGACGCGGGGCTGGACGCCCGCGCGGGCGGCGCCTTCTCGCCCGAGTGGACGACCGCCTTTCAGAAGGGCAACCTCGCCACCGAGTTTTCCGGCGCGTGGCTGGTCGGCCACATGCAAAACTGGCTGGCGAAGGACTTCAGCGGCAAGTGGGGCGCGCAGAACCTGCCCGGGGGCACCTACGCGAGCTGGGGCGGGTCCTTTTACGCGATTCCGCAGCAGAGCCAGAACAAAGCCGAGGCCTGGGCCTTGATCCAGTACCTCACCACCAACCGCGCCCAGCAGGTGCTGGCGTTCAAGACCACCGGGGCGTTTCCGGCGCTGAAGGCGGCCTCCAGCGACGCGGTCTTTACCCAGGGCGTGCCCTACCTGGGCGGCCAGAAGGCCCGCGTGCTGTGGCGCGACGCCGCCGCCAGGATTCAGCCTATCGACGTGAACCGGCTTGACCCGGTGGCCGAGCAGATCGTCAACGACGCGCTCAACACGGTGCTCGACGGCTCCAAGGACATCCGCACGGCCCTGGCCGAAGCGCAGACGCTGATCACCCGCCGCGCCCGCTGA
- a CDS encoding LacI family DNA-binding transcriptional regulator: MSHVVLPRQAVTLAEVAREAGVSASTVSRILNGTAQVKAAKAARVKAAIEKLGYKPNAFARGLVTGASGSVGVLTQDIASPFYGDALSGIESGLMGSGYSPMIISGHWRTDDEEHAVELLLSRRVEALIVLGGQLPEDELRELAGGLPIAVLGRRVEFASPTSTSLALDNQRAAYDLVNYLLDRGHRRIGHISGPQEHVDARDRLAGYRQALEERKLPFLPSLVAQGDFHEPSGLIGTQQLVAGHPDMTAIFSANDQMAYGARLALYRMGLRVPEDMSLVGFDDLPGSAYTTPPLTSVRQPMAEMGHWLARFVVAQLTGQPIEPFEPQLKLHLRESVATRRFP; encoded by the coding sequence ATGTCCCACGTTGTTCTCCCACGTCAGGCGGTGACGCTGGCCGAGGTCGCCAGGGAGGCTGGGGTTTCGGCCAGCACCGTCTCCCGCATCCTCAACGGCACCGCCCAGGTCAAGGCGGCCAAGGCCGCCCGGGTCAAGGCTGCCATCGAGAAACTGGGCTACAAACCGAACGCCTTTGCGCGTGGCCTGGTGACGGGCGCGTCGGGCAGCGTCGGGGTGCTCACCCAGGACATCGCCAGTCCGTTTTACGGGGACGCGCTGAGCGGCATCGAGAGCGGCCTGATGGGCAGCGGCTATTCGCCCATGATCATCAGTGGCCACTGGCGCACCGACGATGAGGAGCACGCCGTCGAGCTGCTGCTGAGCCGCCGGGTCGAGGCGCTGATCGTCCTGGGCGGGCAGCTTCCCGAAGACGAGCTGCGGGAACTGGCGGGTGGGCTGCCCATCGCGGTGCTGGGCCGCCGGGTGGAGTTCGCCTCGCCGACCAGCACCAGCCTCGCGCTCGACAACCAGCGGGCGGCCTACGACCTCGTGAACTATCTGCTGGACCGGGGCCACCGCCGCATCGGGCATATTTCGGGACCGCAGGAGCATGTGGACGCGCGTGACCGTCTGGCAGGCTACCGCCAGGCGCTGGAGGAACGGAAGCTGCCTTTCTTGCCCAGCCTGGTCGCGCAGGGCGACTTCCACGAGCCGTCCGGGCTGATCGGCACCCAGCAGCTTGTCGCGGGGCATCCGGACATGACGGCGATCTTCAGCGCGAACGACCAGATGGCGTACGGCGCCCGGCTGGCGCTCTACCGGATGGGCCTGCGTGTCCCCGAGGACATGTCGCTGGTGGGCTTCGACGACCTGCCCGGCTCGGCCTACACCACGCCCCCCCTGACCTCCGTCCGGCAACCGATGGCCGAGATGGGGCACTGGCTCGCGCGCTTCGTGGTGGCGCAGCTCACCGGGCAACCGATCGAGCCTTTCGAGCCGCAACTGAAACTGCACCTGCGCGAGTCCGTCGCCACCCGCCGCTTTCCCTGA
- the uidA gene encoding beta-glucuronidase, with the protein MTDPLTPAGTPAGGLLLPQQNQHRNLLDLSGLWHFQLDPGEEGEAQGWSTALPAPRPIPVPCSWNDLYDDARDYLGPAWYAKDFWVPPGWQGQRVFLRVGSANYAARVWVGGALVTEHLGGHLPFVVEITQELTWDRPNTVAIRVENLQLPGRVPPGPGPSGGGVAGVLGGYPATTYDFFPYAGLHRAVVLYSTPAGYIDDVTARTSIEGTDGVVHVRVKSVWHGAGQGQGKLRLADLEADLSFQNGEAAATLRVPAARLWSPQDPHLYPLTVTLEEDGRVTDAYTLDIGLRTVEVRGDQLLLNGEPVFLKGFGKHEDFPLSGRALNLPMWIRDYALLRWVGANSYRTTHYPYAEEAMLLADRLGVLVINEIPAVGLNFEDPQELTDARLAQCLQQLRELIARDKNHPSTVLWCVANEPMGGPLLGTGDPVPAAVESGLAFFRELYGEARRLDPTRPVTLVGVQGGPLEWHGLFDVVAINRYYGWYTHGGRLEEGARAFARELDELHAMFGKPLMVTEFGTDTLPGVHATPPEMWTEEYQSEFLRGFLDAAAERPFVAGMQVWNFADFKTGQGTSRAAGMNFKGVFTRDRRPKLAAHMLRERWGGKGDG; encoded by the coding sequence ATGACGGACCCCTTGACCCCCGCTGGGACCCCCGCTGGCGGCTTACTGCTTCCCCAGCAAAACCAGCACCGCAACCTGCTGGATCTCTCCGGCCTGTGGCACTTCCAGCTCGACCCGGGGGAGGAAGGCGAGGCGCAGGGCTGGTCCACGGCGCTCCCCGCCCCGCGCCCCATCCCGGTGCCGTGCAGTTGGAACGACCTGTACGACGACGCCCGCGACTACCTCGGCCCCGCCTGGTACGCCAAAGACTTCTGGGTGCCCCCCGGCTGGCAGGGGCAGCGTGTCTTCCTGCGGGTCGGGTCCGCCAATTACGCGGCGCGGGTGTGGGTGGGCGGCGCCCTGGTCACCGAGCATCTGGGCGGGCACCTGCCCTTTGTGGTCGAAATTACCCAGGAGTTGACGTGGGACCGCCCGAATACCGTCGCCATCCGGGTCGAAAACCTGCAACTGCCTGGGCGGGTGCCGCCGGGACCCGGGCCGAGCGGCGGCGGGGTGGCCGGGGTGCTGGGCGGCTACCCGGCGACGACCTACGACTTTTTCCCGTACGCGGGACTGCACCGTGCGGTCGTTCTCTACTCGACTCCAGCCGGATACATCGACGACGTGACCGCCCGGACGAGCATCGAGGGAACCGACGGGGTGGTGCATGTCCGGGTCAAGTCGGTCTGGCACGGCGCGGGCCAGGGCCAGGGCAAGCTTCGGCTGGCCGATCTGGAGGCCGACCTCAGCTTCCAGAACGGTGAGGCGGCAGCGACGTTGCGCGTTCCCGCCGCGCGGCTGTGGAGTCCACAGGACCCGCACCTGTACCCGCTGACGGTCACGCTCGAGGAGGACGGGCGCGTCACCGACGCCTACACGCTCGACATCGGCCTCCGCACGGTGGAGGTGCGGGGCGATCAGCTTCTCCTCAACGGCGAGCCGGTCTTTCTCAAGGGCTTCGGCAAGCACGAGGACTTTCCGCTGTCGGGACGTGCGCTGAACCTCCCCATGTGGATCCGGGACTACGCGTTGCTGCGCTGGGTCGGAGCCAACTCCTACCGCACCACGCACTACCCCTACGCGGAGGAGGCGATGCTTCTGGCCGACCGCCTCGGCGTGCTCGTCATCAACGAGATTCCCGCCGTCGGACTGAACTTCGAAGACCCGCAGGAGCTGACCGACGCCCGCCTGGCGCAGTGTCTTCAGCAACTGCGGGAGCTGATCGCCCGCGATAAGAACCACCCCAGCACGGTCTTGTGGTGTGTGGCGAACGAACCCATGGGCGGCCCCCTGCTCGGCACCGGGGACCCTGTGCCCGCCGCCGTCGAGTCCGGCCTGGCCTTTTTCCGTGAGCTGTACGGCGAGGCCCGGCGGCTGGACCCCACCCGGCCTGTCACGCTGGTGGGCGTGCAGGGCGGGCCGCTGGAGTGGCACGGGCTGTTCGACGTGGTGGCGATCAACCGCTACTACGGCTGGTACACGCACGGCGGGCGGCTAGAAGAGGGGGCGCGGGCCTTTGCGCGCGAGCTGGACGAACTGCACGCCATGTTCGGCAAACCGCTGATGGTCACCGAGTTTGGCACCGACACCCTGCCCGGCGTCCACGCCACCCCCCCCGAGATGTGGACCGAGGAGTACCAGAGCGAATTCCTGCGGGGCTTTCTGGACGCCGCCGCCGAGCGGCCCTTCGTGGCGGGGATGCAGGTGTGGAACTTCGCCGACTTCAAGACCGGACAGGGCACCAGCCGGGCCGCCGGGATGAACTTCAAGGGGGTCTTCACCCGCGACCGCCGCCCCAAACTGGCCGCCCATATGCTGCGGGAGCGCTGGGGCGGGAAGGGCGACGGCTAA
- a CDS encoding CBS domain-containing protein, whose protein sequence is MLVKDAMHPRAVTANPHESVVDAAVKMQMLNVKRLPVLHDGQLVGLLTDGEVRRKLPALHEGLTPWEFAVRAGSVRVRDAMLHPVLTAAPGEPLAQAIRVMLARRVGGLPVVGEEDGQLLGMLTLTDVLRAVAREPRLSWGTVRQHMTETTVSTPAEAPASEAAAKLRVSGLKVLPVLEGDRLVGVLHERDLAERVERAKAGHGDTLLGDQFFLEGQAARDLMRLPGGYVLDHAPLHSAVTRMLEADVHGLPVISEGGRLLGVVTISDVLRGLLGEHGEHEPDHA, encoded by the coding sequence ATGCTTGTCAAAGACGCCATGCATCCGCGCGCCGTGACTGCCAACCCCCACGAGTCGGTGGTGGACGCCGCCGTGAAGATGCAGATGCTGAATGTCAAACGCCTGCCGGTGCTGCACGACGGCCAACTGGTGGGCCTGCTCACCGACGGCGAGGTGCGGCGCAAGCTGCCCGCGCTGCACGAGGGGCTGACCCCCTGGGAGTTTGCCGTGCGGGCCGGAAGCGTGCGGGTGCGCGACGCGATGCTGCACCCGGTCCTGACGGCGGCCCCGGGCGAGCCGCTCGCGCAGGCCATCCGCGTGATGCTGGCCCGGCGGGTGGGCGGCTTGCCGGTGGTGGGCGAGGAAGACGGCCAGCTGCTGGGCATGCTGACCCTGACCGACGTGCTGCGCGCCGTGGCCCGCGAGCCGCGCCTGAGCTGGGGCACCGTGCGCCAGCACATGACCGAGACCACAGTCAGCACCCCCGCAGAGGCGCCCGCCAGCGAGGCCGCCGCCAAGCTGCGCGTCAGCGGCCTGAAGGTGCTCCCGGTGCTGGAGGGTGACCGCCTGGTGGGCGTGCTGCACGAGCGCGACCTCGCCGAGCGTGTGGAGCGCGCCAAGGCGGGCCACGGCGATACCCTGCTGGGCGACCAGTTCTTTTTGGAGGGCCAGGCGGCCCGCGACCTGATGCGCCTGCCGGGGGGCTATGTGCTGGACCACGCGCCCCTCCACAGCGCCGTGACCCGGATGCTCGAAGCCGATGTCCACGGCCTGCCAGTGATCAGCGAGGGCGGGCGGCTGCTGGGCGTGGTGACCATCAGCGACGTGCTGCGCGGCCTGCTGGGCGAGCACGGCGAGCACGAGCCGGACCACGCCTGA
- a CDS encoding AfsR/SARP family transcriptional regulator — MTAIPPAATAPRPGEGPAGQPAALRPSLSVRTFGHPGAEVGGRPVQWHAASAQDLFFYLLSFPEGRTRSEILENLWGLEAGPASSNRFRVTVHRVRTALGFPGALTEKYGRYHLAPAVIRASDVGELYRALHLAEHAATPPERLQAYRRVLEVYRGEYLPQVRAEWVREAREEHRAAYVHACLEISALHCEAAECAAAVTDLARALRADPYLGENHHQRLMTCLSVVGGPYAATEHYRRFLRFLRDDLGDTPMPETVALAGRIKAGEHICTRAQGVPGAHPHPCPLLAEGRCPAGLRDLLQLN, encoded by the coding sequence ATGACTGCGATCCCTCCGGCCGCCACAGCGCCGCGCCCCGGCGAGGGGCCAGCGGGCCAGCCTGCCGCGCTGCGGCCTTCCCTGAGCGTGCGGACCTTCGGTCACCCGGGGGCCGAGGTGGGGGGCCGCCCGGTGCAGTGGCACGCGGCGAGCGCGCAAGACCTCTTCTTCTACCTGCTGTCCTTTCCCGAGGGCCGCACCCGCAGCGAGATTTTGGAGAACCTGTGGGGGCTGGAGGCCGGTCCGGCCAGCAGCAACCGCTTCCGGGTGACCGTTCACCGGGTGCGGACGGCGCTGGGCTTCCCGGGCGCCCTGACCGAGAAGTACGGCCGCTACCACCTCGCGCCCGCCGTCATCCGCGCCTCGGACGTGGGGGAGCTGTACCGGGCGCTGCACCTGGCCGAACACGCCGCCACGCCGCCCGAACGTCTCCAGGCTTACCGCCGGGTGCTGGAGGTCTACCGCGGCGAGTATCTGCCGCAGGTCCGCGCCGAGTGGGTGCGCGAGGCGCGGGAAGAACACCGCGCCGCCTATGTCCACGCCTGCCTGGAAATCTCGGCCCTGCACTGCGAGGCGGCCGAGTGCGCCGCCGCCGTGACCGACCTCGCGCGGGCGCTGCGGGCCGACCCCTATCTGGGCGAGAACCACCACCAGCGGCTGATGACCTGCCTGTCGGTCGTGGGAGGACCCTACGCCGCCACCGAGCACTACCGCCGCTTTCTGCGCTTCCTGCGCGACGACCTGGGCGACACCCCCATGCCCGAGACGGTGGCGCTGGCCGGGCGCATCAAGGCGGGCGAGCACATCTGCACCCGCGCCCAGGGCGTCCCCGGAGCGCACCCCCACCCCTGCCCGCTGCTGGCCGAGGGCCGCTGTCCCGCTGGCCTGCGCGACCTGTTGCAGCTGAACTGA
- a CDS encoding CBS domain-containing protein — MNTPVKQVMAHPPVTAHPDTTVPEAVQLLKARGIRRLPLVEDGRLVGMVTDRDLKEAMPSQATTLSIWEITALLARMPLRQIMTTSVLTVSEDAPLQDAAYTMLNHKIGGLPVVNGAHEVVGIVTVTDVLREYVGSPVPG; from the coding sequence ATGAACACCCCGGTCAAGCAGGTCATGGCCCACCCACCCGTCACCGCTCACCCCGACACGACCGTGCCCGAGGCGGTGCAGCTGCTCAAGGCCCGGGGCATCCGGCGCCTGCCGCTGGTCGAGGACGGCCGCTTGGTCGGCATGGTCACCGACCGCGACCTCAAAGAAGCGATGCCCTCGCAGGCCACCACCCTCAGCATCTGGGAGATCACGGCCCTGCTGGCCCGGATGCCGCTGCGCCAGATCATGACCACCTCGGTGCTGACCGTCTCCGAGGACGCGCCCCTTCAGGACGCCGCCTACACCATGCTCAACCACAAGATCGGCGGCCTGCCGGTCGTCAACGGGGCGCACGAGGTGGTCGGCATCGTGACCGTCACCGACGTGCTGCGCGAGTACGTCGGCTCCCCCGTCCCCGGCTGA
- a CDS encoding HD-GYP domain-containing protein, whose product MSPHAPAPRLSDLDPAQDSRTSAAQSVLTLTRVALASPDLAAGITPTLEHLVGQTAAVGSAYFQAGGDEVLAYQVRAAWGDLPQTPGMQAIAAHGLPAETPLMRALERSAAPLFFDDTRAHPETAGFPDLGVVSLAAAPVRSAGGDLLGAFLMHTFEAHVWQAEEAALFSMVSGTIAALAGRLAAEEEALQAREAALRALGLALEARDGETQGHTDRVTRLAMRLADELDFPPARKQALRWGAYLHDIGKIAIPDAVLLKPGKLSAEEWDTMRAHVQEGRRFAGALRFLPPAALRVIEDHHERWNGAGYPAAKSGDEISLEGRLFALCDVYDALTSPRPYKAAWTPQAARAELRAQAGQHFDPELVERFLRVLEREDAAPDAPLD is encoded by the coding sequence ATGTCTCCCCACGCCCCGGCGCCCCGGCTCTCCGACCTCGACCCCGCGCAGGACTCGCGGACCTCGGCGGCCCAGTCGGTCCTGACGCTGACCCGGGTGGCGCTGGCGTCCCCGGACCTTGCTGCGGGCATCACGCCGACGCTGGAGCATCTGGTGGGCCAGACGGCGGCGGTGGGATCGGCCTATTTCCAGGCCGGGGGCGACGAGGTCCTGGCCTACCAGGTGCGGGCCGCCTGGGGGGACCTGCCGCAGACGCCCGGCATGCAGGCCATCGCCGCCCACGGTCTGCCCGCCGAGACACCGCTGATGCGGGCGCTGGAGCGCAGCGCCGCCCCGCTGTTTTTCGACGACACGCGGGCGCACCCCGAGACGGCGGGGTTTCCGGACCTGGGGGTCGTCAGTCTGGCCGCCGCGCCGGTGCGCAGCGCGGGCGGGGACCTGCTGGGCGCCTTTTTGATGCACACCTTCGAGGCCCACGTCTGGCAGGCCGAGGAAGCCGCGCTGTTCAGCATGGTCTCAGGCACCATCGCCGCGCTGGCCGGGCGCCTGGCCGCCGAGGAAGAGGCGCTTCAGGCGCGCGAGGCCGCGCTGCGGGCGCTGGGTCTGGCCCTCGAGGCGCGCGACGGCGAGACGCAGGGCCACACCGACCGCGTCACCCGCCTCGCCATGCGCTTGGCCGACGAGCTGGACTTCCCGCCCGCCCGCAAGCAGGCCCTGCGCTGGGGGGCCTACCTGCACGACATCGGCAAGATCGCCATTCCCGACGCCGTGCTGCTCAAGCCGGGCAAGCTCAGCGCCGAGGAGTGGGACACCATGCGCGCCCACGTCCAGGAGGGACGGCGCTTTGCCGGGGCGCTGCGCTTTTTGCCCCCCGCCGCGCTGCGGGTCATCGAGGACCACCACGAGCGCTGGAACGGCGCGGGGTATCCGGCCGCCAAATCGGGCGACGAGATCAGCCTCGAAGGCCGCCTCTTTGCCCTGTGTGACGTGTACGACGCCCTGACCAGCCCGCGCCCCTACAAGGCCGCCTGGACCCCGCAGGCTGCCCGCGCCGAATTGCGCGCCCAGGCGGGCCAGCATTTCGACCCTGAGCTGGTCGAGCGCTTCTTGCGCGTGCTCGAACGCGAGGACGCCGCCCCAGACGCGCCGCTGGACTGA
- the fdhD gene encoding formate dehydrogenase accessory sulfurtransferase FdhD, with protein sequence MTPGADQVAAEEPLEIRLVHGGEERPLGVTMRTPGADPDLVRGWLYAEGAIREAGDLLDLSEWREGELATPNVVRVRLRSGFAALERLSRQTFTSSACGVCGAGSIERLAVRARPALWTRPPLSPELVCSLPGRLRAGQPLFAVTGGLHAAGLFTPDGECLAVREDVGRHNAVDKVIGWALTGGRLPLGDHILTVSSRAGFEIVQKAALAGVPVVCAVSAPTSLAVQVAESFGLTLLGFVRGERFNVYSAPERLQP encoded by the coding sequence CTGACGCCCGGGGCGGATCAGGTCGCCGCCGAGGAACCGCTGGAAATCCGGCTGGTTCACGGCGGGGAGGAGCGGCCCCTGGGCGTCACCATGCGCACGCCGGGCGCCGACCCCGACCTGGTGCGCGGCTGGCTGTACGCCGAGGGGGCGATCCGGGAGGCCGGGGACCTGCTCGACCTCTCCGAGTGGCGGGAGGGCGAGTTGGCGACTCCCAACGTGGTGCGGGTGCGGCTGCGGTCGGGCTTCGCGGCGCTGGAACGGCTCTCGCGCCAGACTTTCACCTCCAGCGCGTGCGGGGTGTGCGGCGCGGGCAGCATCGAGCGGCTGGCGGTGCGGGCGCGCCCGGCACTGTGGACGCGCCCTCCCCTGTCCCCGGAGCTGGTGTGCAGCCTGCCGGGACGGTTGCGGGCCGGGCAACCGCTGTTCGCCGTGACCGGCGGGCTGCACGCGGCGGGCCTGTTCACCCCGGACGGCGAGTGCCTGGCCGTGCGCGAGGACGTGGGGCGCCACAACGCCGTGGACAAGGTCATCGGCTGGGCGCTCACGGGGGGGCGGCTGCCCCTCGGCGACCATATCCTGACCGTCAGCAGCCGCGCGGGCTTCGAGATCGTGCAAAAGGCCGCGCTGGCGGGCGTGCCGGTGGTGTGCGCGGTCTCGGCCCCGACCAGCCTGGCCGTGCAGGTCGCCGAGAGCTTCGGCCTCACGCTGCTGGGCTTCGTGCGTGGGGAGCGCTTCAACGTGTATTCCGCGCCCGAACGCCTCCAGCCCTAG
- a CDS encoding DUF1641 domain-containing protein, with amino-acid sequence MAKAIDFDARSLRPTLQEQVAAGTAQSADALLEALALLRELHQHKVLHTLLRAVQGGEGLSVQALEVLNEPGSVRALRNLLELVKLLGSIEPEAISTVSGALADGVRAGAERVRQREPIGLGELLSLSRDPDLGLALGALVDVLRGFGRGLREREAHGNPPPVPHT; translated from the coding sequence ATGGCCAAGGCGATTGACTTCGACGCGCGGAGCCTGCGTCCCACCCTGCAGGAGCAGGTCGCGGCAGGCACCGCCCAGAGCGCGGACGCGCTGCTGGAGGCGCTGGCGCTGCTGCGGGAGCTGCACCAGCACAAGGTGCTGCACACCCTGCTGCGGGCGGTGCAGGGCGGCGAGGGCCTGAGCGTTCAGGCGCTGGAGGTGCTCAACGAGCCGGGCAGCGTGCGGGCGCTGCGCAACCTGCTGGAACTCGTCAAGCTGCTGGGCAGCATCGAACCCGAAGCGATCAGCACCGTCTCGGGCGCGCTGGCCGACGGGGTGCGGGCCGGGGCCGAGCGGGTGCGGCAGCGCGAGCCGATCGGCCTGGGGGAGCTGCTGTCCCTGAGCCGCGACCCGGACCTCGGCCTGGCGCTGGGGGCGCTGGTGGACGTGCTGCGCGGCTTCGGCCGGGGCCTGCGCGAGCGCGAGGCCCACGGCAACCCGCCGCCGGTTCCGCATACCTGA